A single region of the Myxococcales bacterium genome encodes:
- a CDS encoding glycosyltransferase family 2 protein yields MPAAYRLCALIPTYDNHATILFVVEQVKQHLNDIIVVDDGSKAPSRAVLEHIAMQDMAHVVTRAKNGGKGAAVKTGLETAKALGFSHALQIDADGQHDLNDVPKFVTASRNRPDALVLGTPLFDATAPKSRRWGRKLTNFWVHVQTRSMQIADALCGYRVYPVTPALSCGAKGDRMDFDPEIVVRMRWSGVSVVNIPTKVRYISAMAGGVSHFRIFRDNVLLIGLHVRLTFLSLFRLRKGPP; encoded by the coding sequence ATGCCCGCCGCGTATCGTTTGTGCGCTCTCATACCAACGTACGACAATCACGCCACAATCCTTTTCGTGGTCGAGCAGGTCAAGCAGCATCTCAACGACATCATCGTAGTGGACGACGGCAGCAAGGCGCCGAGCCGCGCGGTGCTCGAGCACATTGCCATGCAGGATATGGCGCATGTCGTTACACGCGCCAAGAACGGCGGAAAGGGCGCCGCGGTAAAGACCGGGCTTGAAACCGCGAAGGCCCTCGGGTTCTCCCACGCCCTGCAAATCGACGCGGACGGGCAGCATGATCTCAACGACGTGCCGAAATTTGTAACCGCATCCCGTAACCGCCCCGATGCTTTGGTCTTAGGCACCCCCCTCTTCGATGCAACGGCACCGAAATCACGCCGATGGGGCCGAAAACTCACAAACTTTTGGGTCCATGTCCAAACCCGAAGCATGCAGATCGCGGATGCGCTTTGCGGATACCGCGTTTATCCGGTAACCCCTGCGCTTTCATGTGGTGCCAAGGGAGACCGAATGGATTTCGATCCCGAAATTGTAGTGCGGATGAGGTGGAGCGGCGTTTCGGTCGTGAACATTCCAACAAAGGTGAGATACATCAGCGCGATGGCTGGCGGCGTCAGCCACTTTCGCATCTTTCGTGACAACGTCCTGTTGATAGGACTTCATGTACGCCTGACATTCCTGAGCTTATTTCGACTGCGTAAGGGCCCGCCATGA
- a CDS encoding acyl-CoA synthetase codes for MDAIYSVLEGWDADAQFACGESGAKTVRDLIRDIETMRLHLAGSPDGTEFMVICQDRYYQVVGMLAVWQLGKPVTLPASAHSHTLNMAAESDSLLMVHDTDIRGGARVQTVLANASFVDGPLKPIPPEQVLVKLCTSGSTGTPVVHPKTARQLFGEADLHVRWFSLQGGQALISTVPTHHIFGLLWGIVVPIRAGIRIERSTPLFATTLAERVKATRPHVLVTTPVHLEHCSMVGGAELKPLRHVFCSGGPLTSSVAKRFSEHFQLTVTEVLGSTETGGIAWRLRRGDEPAEPLWQPLPAVVVGADADGRLLLESPFVSTDSERPMRCADRILPMHDGHFQYLGRSDDIVKIGGKRFSRFDLEQKIRTITGVTDVGILVRDSTAARGHVLEAAIVTSGLTATDLKKALGDCIDSVAVPRRITIVSELPRDATGKLPVASLRQILGHE; via the coding sequence ATGGATGCTATCTATTCCGTACTTGAGGGTTGGGACGCTGACGCGCAGTTTGCATGCGGCGAATCTGGGGCAAAAACCGTCCGGGATCTCATAAGGGACATTGAGACAATGCGCCTTCACCTTGCAGGGTCTCCCGATGGCACGGAGTTCATGGTGATATGCCAGGATCGCTACTATCAGGTTGTCGGTATGCTGGCTGTCTGGCAGCTTGGCAAACCCGTTACGCTTCCAGCCAGCGCGCATTCGCATACGCTCAATATGGCCGCGGAGTCTGACTCTCTTCTCATGGTGCATGACACCGACATCCGAGGAGGAGCCCGTGTGCAAACAGTTCTTGCGAATGCTTCTTTTGTCGATGGCCCACTTAAGCCCATTCCGCCAGAACAAGTGCTGGTCAAACTTTGCACATCGGGTAGCACAGGAACCCCCGTAGTTCATCCCAAAACCGCACGGCAGCTTTTCGGCGAGGCAGACTTGCATGTTCGATGGTTTTCGCTGCAGGGAGGGCAAGCGTTGATATCAACCGTGCCCACCCATCATATTTTCGGGTTGTTATGGGGTATCGTGGTTCCTATACGAGCGGGCATACGCATTGAGCGATCAACGCCACTTTTCGCCACAACCCTCGCTGAAAGAGTGAAGGCTACCCGCCCGCATGTGCTGGTCACTACGCCCGTACACTTGGAGCACTGCAGCATGGTTGGGGGCGCAGAACTGAAACCCCTTAGGCACGTGTTTTGCTCAGGTGGCCCTCTGACCAGCAGTGTGGCAAAGAGATTCTCTGAGCACTTTCAGCTGACGGTCACGGAGGTTTTAGGTTCTACTGAAACCGGAGGCATTGCGTGGCGACTGAGGCGAGGTGACGAGCCGGCCGAGCCCCTATGGCAGCCGCTACCCGCCGTGGTAGTTGGTGCCGATGCCGACGGAAGATTGCTACTTGAGTCACCTTTCGTGTCTACCGATTCAGAGAGACCCATGCGATGTGCCGATCGCATTCTCCCCATGCATGATGGCCACTTTCAGTACCTTGGGCGCAGCGACGATATAGTAAAGATTGGAGGCAAACGGTTCTCGCGCTTTGACCTCGAACAGAAAATTCGAACCATTACGGGCGTTACCGATGTCGGCATTCTGGTGCGTGACTCTACGGCCGCTCGAGGGCATGTGCTTGAGGCAGCCATTGTTACTTCTGGACTGACGGCGACCGATTTGAAAAAGGCCCTCGGTGACTGTATAGATTCGGTTGCAGTGCCACGGCGCATAACCATCGTCTCCGAATTGCCCCGAGACGCAACTGGGAAGCTTCCTGTTGCCAGCTTGCGGCAAATATTGGGCCATGAATAA